The Parvibaculum sp. DNA segment TCCAGGGCCAGTATGCCGCAGACCTTTCGGTCGGATCGTTCGACGACCTGGTTGCGGCGATGTTCTGGGGCACGTTTTCCGCTGCTCTTGAGCTGGACGAGAGCGACTTTACGTCGATCACGACGACGGCCAACACCATTGTCCGCCCGAGCGGCTCGTGGATCACGGACGGACTGCGCGTCGGTGACGTGATCCGCCTGACCAACCATCTGACGGCGGGGAACAACAGCCGCAACCTTCGGATCATCGGCCTGACGGCCACCGTCATCACCGTGGCCGAGACGCTGACGCTGAACGCGACGCCGGACGACGATTGCGAGATTACGCGGCCGAAGAAGGTTCTGCAGGGCACGACCCGCAAGGCCTTTGCCTTCGAGGAGCGTGAAATCGACATCGACGGCTCGGAAATGTTCGAGTGGTGCCGCATGAGCCGGCTGGAGATGGCCTTGCAGCCGAACGGCATGGGCATGATGACGTTCGGTCTCGTGGGCCGCAGCATGTCGGTGGCCACGGGCGCCGGCAGCCCCTACTTCACCGATCCGGCCTACACGACCTCGCAGGGTCTGACCGCGGTCGAGGCGAAGATCATGCTCGGCACGACCGAGGTGGTCGATCTCAGCGCCGCCTCGATCGTTCTCGACCGTCGCGCCGCCGGCTTCCCGGTGGTCGGCTCGAACCTGACGCCGGACGTGTTCGACAACAACCTGCAGGTGACCGGTTCGATCTCCGGGCTTCGGCAGGATTTTGCGCGCACCCAGAACTTCCTCGACGAGGACGATCTGAGCCTCTGGTTGCTCTTTGCCGAGAACACGGCGGAACCTGCCGGGTTCGTCTCGATCCATGTGCCCTATCTGACGCTCTCGACGAATGCGAAGTCGGAGCTCGGACAGGACGGCCCGCGCACTCAGACGCTCGAGCTGATGATCGGCTCGGACCCGCGCGGCGGCGCCTACGAGCCGACGATGGTGAAGTGGCAGACGTCGGCCGTCTGATCCGTCGCCTCTGACTGAAATCGACACAAGGAGCCAAGCCGATGACAGGAAAGACATACGGGCGCGGACGAGGGGCGCAGGTCGAGGGCAGCGCGGAGAAATCGTCTGGGGACTTCGAACCTCTGCCGGAAGTCGGGAGCGAAGAAAACCCCGAGCCGCTGCAGGAGCTCGTCTCCGAGCCGAAGGCAGTTTCGGGGCTTGCCATTAAAGTCTCCGAACTTCAACTGTCCGTCCCCGAGGTGGCCGCTTTGCTCGTCAAGGCGATCACCGATGCGCGCGCCGCCGGTCAGACGGTCCAGATGCCGTTCCGCATCGAAGACCTGGGCCGCATCGCGGTTTCCGACACCGCCAAGACACGCTGACACGATCCGGCCGCCACCGGCACCTCCTCGCTCCGGCGAGTGTTGCGCAGCAGGCGGGAGGCGTGTCGGCGTCTCCCGTCACCCTTTCCGACAGAAGGAAAACGCAGATGAGCGATACCGAAACCACGAACAACGAACCCAAGGACGTGGCCGATCTGGCGCCCGACGAAAAAATCGTCAAAGACTTCGACATCTCGGACATCGAGGCGCCGGACACGGTGGACATGACCGTGATGGCGGGCGAGCGGCGCACCGATTGGGTCTGGACGTTCGCCGGCTACACCCACCCCAAAACGATCGCGCAGCAGGAACGCCTGTCTCGCGACAATCTGGATCGCGAGCGGGCGATCGAAATGGCGCAGGTAAACCGCAAGAAGTGGAAGGGCGACGAGATCACGACCGACCAAGTGCGCGCCCGCACCGTCAACTTCGTGCTGGAGCGTTTGCTCGGGTGGTCGCCGGTCAAGATGAACGGCGAGGACTATCCGTTCAGCATCGAAAATGCCCGAGTGCTACTCAGCGACCGCAAGCGGATATCACTCCTGAACCAGGCCCTCGAGTTTCTGGGTGAAGAGAAGCTTTTTACGACAGGCTCGCCGAAGAACTGAAGGACTTCGCCGAGCACGAATTTTCTCTCGGTGCCACCGACGAAAAGGGTGTCACCGGGAGGGAAACCCTGACGGGCCTTCTCGATCGAGCGGTCAGGGGCGGCAACACAAAGCGGATCGCAGAGCTCGAGGCGGAGCTCTACGGCCCGCCGATGCCGCTGGCCCTTCGCTACATCTGGACGACCTATCACCGCCTTCGCGGCCGTAAGGGAGCCGGTCTCAACGGTGCCGAGCCGATTTCATGGCCCGACATCGATGCGTTTATGCGCATGACCGGCAACCGCCTCGCGCCGTGGGAAATTCAGCTTCTCGAAAGCCTCGACAACATTTTTCTCAGTGCGCTGTCGAAGAAGTGAACCCCTTCATCAGTACCGGGACCGATCATGGAAGACATAGCCCGGCTTGGACTGGAGGTGGTCAGCGGCAGCGTGGTCGAGAGCGAGAAGCATCTCGACCGCATGACGGCGGCTGCTGCCAAGGCGGAGCGCGCCGCGCTTGGTCTCGGCACCGGCTCCCGAAAAGGTGGTGCTGACGCAGAAGCGGCTTTGCTTCGAACGGACCGGGCGGCGCAAAAGGCGGCGGACGGCCTGCAGCGCGCCGAAGGTGCTTCGGACCGGCTGTGGCGTACTGCGACACGGCTGATCGCGGGTCTTTCGGTCGCCGCCGGCATTGCGACCCTTGCGAACTTCGCCGACACCTGGAGCGATCTGAACGCCCGTGTCGGCATCGCCGTTCGAAGCATGCAGATGGCGCCGGAAGTGATGGACCGGCTGCAGGTGATGGCCAGGCGCACATATTCGGCGATCGAGACCACGACGAACGCCTTCATCAACAATTCGACGGCGCTGCGCGAGCTCGGCTACACCACACAGCAGCAGCTCGACTTTACCGAAGCACTGAACAACGCCCTCGTGGTATCGGGTGCAAAAGCCGAACGGGCGACATCGGTCCAGAACGCGCTCTCGAAGGCGATGGCACTCGGCACGCTGCAGGGCGAAAACCTCAACACCGTGATCCAGGTGGGCGGCCGTGTCGCCGAAGCGCTTGCGGACAGCATGGGCACGACCGTCAACCAACTTCGACGGCTCGGCGCCGAGGGCAAGATCACCTCGCGCGACCTGTTCGGCATCACCACGCAGCTCGAAAAACTGCGCGAGGAAGCGGAATCGATGCCCGCGACCATCGCGGACGGCTTCATGTTGCTCCGCAACGCAACCTTGCAACTGGTCGGGGTCTACGATCAGGCCAACGGCCTTTCGGAGAGTTTCGCGATTTCGCTGGTCGCGGTCGCAGACAATCTCGAACTGGTCGCCCGGTTGGCGGTTGTGGCCGGCACGGCGTTGCTCGCCGCGTTCGGTGCGCGTCTCGCCGCCGCGATCGCCGCAAATATCGGCCAGCTTGTTGCGCTTGAGATGGCGCTCGGCGCGACGACCGTGCGGGCGGCCCTTCTCGGTGTCGGGATTAAGCAAATCCAGGCCGCATGGATTGGTATGACGGCCGCCCTCGCTGCAAATCCGCTTGGGGCGCTGCTGATCACCTTCACCGCGTTGGGGACCGCGGCCTACGTCTTCCGCGATCAGATTCGTCCAGTTGCGGAGGAGGCGGCGACGGCTGGGGACTACATGCGTGCAGCATGGGAGGATTTGTCGGACCTCGTGGACGCGACGGCGAGCTCAATCAACTCGGTCGCAACCGAGACCAGTTCGGCCGTCGAAAGGTCGTTGTCGCAGATCGGCGTGCTGTTCGATGCCGCCGAGACTCGCGCCAACTCTCTGGCGACGATCCTGCGGGCTCTACCCGGAATAGGTCCCATCGCCGGAGCGCTTGCGAGCGCGGCGGGTGGATACACAGCATCGTTGAGGTCAAGGGCGAACGAGATCGCCGAGACCCGCGCGACCGTCGAGGGACTGGAAAAAGCATT contains these protein-coding regions:
- a CDS encoding phage tail tube protein → MAYQTARQIEVAYKEQDTIGTLPSAGGAKGFRANTGGLNLTKTPIQSNENRRDGQSTRGRHGSHDVQGQYAADLSVGSFDDLVAAMFWGTFSAALELDESDFTSITTTANTIVRPSGSWITDGLRVGDVIRLTNHLTAGNNSRNLRIIGLTATVITVAETLTLNATPDDDCEITRPKKVLQGTTRKAFAFEEREIDIDGSEMFEWCRMSRLEMALQPNGMGMMTFGLVGRSMSVATGAGSPYFTDPAYTTSQGLTAVEAKIMLGTTEVVDLSAASIVLDRRAAGFPVVGSNLTPDVFDNNLQVTGSISGLRQDFARTQNFLDEDDLSLWLLFAENTAEPAGFVSIHVPYLTLSTNAKSELGQDGPRTQTLELMIGSDPRGGAYEPTMVKWQTSAV